The genomic interval GCTCTCGCTCTACTTCAAGGACGGCCGAGCGAAGGTCGAGATCGCGCTCGCTCGTGGCCGCAAGAGCTACGACAAGCGCCACGCCCTCGCCGAGCGGGACGCGGCCCGCGAGATGAGCCGGATCATGGGCCAGCAGGCCAAGCGTCGCGGCTGAACCCGTTGCACCTCGATACCGACGCCGCTGACAGCACCGCCGGTGACGCCGCCGCTCGTGACGCCGCCGCTCGTGACGCCGCCGACGTCGCCGGCAGGCTGGCCACGTTCGACGCGCTGGTGACCCCGGTGGGGGAGGAACTGCTCGCGCGTGCCGAGGAGGCGCTCGCGAGTGGAGCGGAGCTCGCCGCCGGAACCCGGCTGCGCGCCGCCGGCCACCCACCGGACCTCGTCGCCGCGGCGTTCAGCCAGGCCGAGCTGCGGGCACGGGCGAGGGCGAAGTTCAGCCATCCGGAGCGGATGTTCTTCACCCGGCCCGGACTCGAACAGGCCTCCTCGGAGCGGGCCGCGGCGCACCGAGCCGCCCGGTTCGCGGGCCTGGGCCGGCTGGCCGACCTGTGCACCGGCATCGGTGGCGATCTGCTGGCGCTGGCCGGCGAGCATCCAGTGCTCGCCGTCGACCGCGACCCGCTGCACCTGCGGATGGCCGTCCACAACGCGACCGCCGGCCGGAGACCGCACAGCGGATCACACGAGCCGCCTGAGGCGCACGAGCCGGATAAGTCCAACGAGGTGCACGAGATGCACGAGGTGCGGCCGTGGGAGGGCGACGTCCGGGACGCCGACCTGAGCGGGATCGACGGCGTGTTCGTGGACCCGGCCCGACGCGAAGGCGATCAGCGCCGGTCCGCTGGCGCCGGCGAACCACCCCTGAGCTGGTGCTTCGGCCTGGTGGAGCGGGTCGCGGCCGTGGCGGTCAAGGCCGCTCCCGGCCTGCCGCTCGAGGTCGTCCCGCCCGGCTGGGAGGTCGAGTTCGTCGCGGACCGCCGCGGCCTCAAGGAAGCGGTGCTGTTCTCCCCGGCGCTCGCCTCGGCGCCCCGGCGCGCGACCGTCCTGCTCGGCCCCGACAACGCCCCCGGCGGCGGCACCTCC from Parafrankia irregularis carries:
- a CDS encoding THUMP-like domain-containing protein, with the translated sequence MHLDTDAADSTAGDAAARDAAARDAADVAGRLATFDALVTPVGEELLARAEEALASGAELAAGTRLRAAGHPPDLVAAAFSQAELRARARAKFSHPERMFFTRPGLEQASSERAAAHRAARFAGLGRLADLCTGIGGDLLALAGEHPVLAVDRDPLHLRMAVHNATAGRRPHSGSHEPPEAHEPDKSNEVHEMHEVRPWEGDVRDADLSGIDGVFVDPARREGDQRRSAGAGEPPLSWCFGLVERVAAVAVKAAPGLPLEVVPPGWEVEFVADRRGLKEAVLFSPALASAPRRATVLLGPDNAPGGGTSGSGTRGKNTSGGGIPESGTPGDRADQGLGSGRNGDQPRLRVATLTGEPDPPGGASDADAGDGGVATRLALGRPEGFLFDPNPAVTRAGLVGTLARLVDGWQIDPMIAFLCAQNPVATPFARVLRVEAEMAFDIRRVASAVRGAGISALDVRRRGLAGDVESIRRRLLPARRQLVPGGPTMTVIMTRVRDEPWAILCTEIPDHQII